Proteins encoded within one genomic window of Alteribacter populi:
- a CDS encoding metal ABC transporter ATP-binding protein, whose translation MTTGDTIDVRELSVHYHGNLALKDINFSIGKGQLIGVIGPNGAGKSTLIKAILGLERCKGEVSLFGQSIKTYRKQISYVPQRNVIDWDFPVRVEDVVMMGRYAHIRWYRRSSKNDRKMAMEALEKVGMIEFAKRQIGELSGGQQQRVFIARALAQDAEVFFLDEPFVGIDMKSEEIIVRLLHQLRDEGKTIFVVHHDLSKVEKYFDQLILLNQELIQAGTVKEVYTAESLKKAYQGSAAVLNDNKEGFVVVSQ comes from the coding sequence ATGACAACTGGAGATACCATTGATGTTCGTGAATTGTCGGTACACTACCATGGTAACCTTGCACTCAAAGATATTAACTTCTCAATAGGTAAAGGACAGTTAATTGGCGTGATCGGACCAAATGGGGCGGGGAAGTCAACGCTTATAAAAGCCATCTTAGGACTGGAGCGGTGTAAAGGTGAAGTAAGCCTTTTTGGACAGTCCATTAAAACGTACCGTAAACAAATTTCTTACGTACCTCAAAGAAACGTTATTGACTGGGATTTTCCAGTACGTGTTGAAGATGTGGTCATGATGGGACGCTATGCACACATCAGGTGGTATAGACGAAGCTCTAAAAACGACCGGAAAATGGCTATGGAAGCTTTGGAAAAAGTCGGGATGATCGAATTTGCAAAACGTCAAATCGGTGAACTTTCCGGTGGACAGCAGCAGCGTGTTTTTATTGCTAGGGCGCTAGCACAAGACGCAGAAGTTTTCTTTCTTGATGAACCGTTTGTAGGAATTGATATGAAATCAGAAGAAATTATCGTTCGATTGCTACATCAACTAAGGGACGAAGGAAAAACGATCTTCGTTGTACACCATGATTTAAGCAAAGTAGAGAAATATTTTGATCAATTAATATTATTAAACCAGGAATTAATTCAAGCAGGTACAGTAAAAGAGGTATACACAGCGGAATCGTTAAAGAAAGCTTATCAAGGCAGTGCTGCTGTCTTAAATGATAACAAAGAGGGTTTTGTGGTGGTGAGTCAATGA
- a CDS encoding metal ABC transporter permease, translated as MIEQILSFIDQLVRYPYLQNALLAAVLVGIICGVIGCYIILRGMALMGDAISHAVLPGVVIAYMVGVNFFIGAVITGVITALAIGYISQNSRIKEDSAIGIMFTAMFALGVVLITAMRGSSVDLWHILFGNVLAVSRTDLWITFGIGIFVLMAVLIFYRPLLLSTFDETMAKATGLPVQFIHYMLMLLLSLVTVASLQTVGIILVVAMLITPGATAYLLTDRFPVMLGLSALFGVISAVAGLFYSVIYDVSSGASIVLVASALFCLAFFFSPKQGIVFKFARSIAKER; from the coding sequence ATGATTGAACAAATTTTAAGTTTTATTGACCAATTGGTACGCTATCCATACTTACAAAATGCATTGCTTGCCGCCGTTTTAGTCGGAATTATTTGTGGTGTTATTGGCTGTTACATTATTTTACGCGGGATGGCATTAATGGGGGATGCGATTTCCCATGCAGTTCTCCCTGGTGTAGTTATTGCTTATATGGTTGGTGTCAATTTCTTTATAGGCGCAGTCATTACAGGTGTTATTACGGCACTTGCCATTGGCTATATCTCGCAGAACAGTAGAATTAAAGAAGATTCAGCGATCGGTATTATGTTTACAGCGATGTTTGCTTTAGGGGTTGTACTTATCACTGCTATGCGCGGATCGAGTGTCGATCTCTGGCACATCTTATTTGGTAATGTTTTGGCCGTTTCCAGAACAGATCTTTGGATCACCTTTGGAATTGGTATCTTTGTTCTGATGGCAGTGTTGATTTTTTACCGCCCATTATTATTGAGTACCTTTGATGAAACGATGGCAAAGGCTACCGGTCTTCCAGTGCAATTTATTCATTACATGTTAATGCTTTTACTATCTCTTGTAACGGTCGCGTCGTTACAAACGGTAGGAATTATCCTTGTAGTAGCAATGTTAATTACTCCAGGAGCAACAGCCTACCTACTGACAGATCGTTTCCCGGTAATGCTTGGATTATCTGCTCTCTTTGGTGTAATCTCGGCAGTTGCTGGACTGTTTTATTCTGTCATTTATGACGTTTCATCAGGAGCGTCGATTGTATTAGTAGCCTCAGCCTTGTTCTGTTTAGCTTTTTTCTTTTCCCCAAAGCAGGGAATCGTATTCAAGTTTGCTCGATCAATTGCAAAGGAACGCTAG
- a CDS encoding lytic transglycosylase domain-containing protein, with the protein MRNKWTFMIITGFVLLAGTSVILGIQNKQMNEHAQEMREIEAELEKQQEEQKKQQKLNAEIEQMKNDIDHLPDDYTVPGYDEWQQATQVGKYLNDESDGKLKEEWGTFLAIEAEKRDIDPFLVYELLYVETGGTFDPKTVGPQTQYGHAYGLAQFMKNTGPWIADMAELPYEDERLFDPFYSIHLSVVYLEYLYSEYGDWDHALTAYHRGIGGLEDYLDDNGDAKSNYAEEIQDNADENQFVAYDR; encoded by the coding sequence TTGCGAAATAAATGGACGTTTATGATCATTACTGGATTTGTCTTATTAGCGGGAACTTCAGTTATCCTTGGTATTCAGAATAAACAAATGAATGAGCATGCTCAAGAAATGAGAGAGATAGAAGCAGAACTCGAAAAACAACAAGAGGAACAAAAAAAGCAGCAAAAGTTGAATGCTGAAATTGAGCAAATGAAAAATGATATTGATCATCTACCCGATGATTACACAGTACCGGGATACGATGAATGGCAGCAGGCAACTCAAGTTGGAAAGTATCTAAATGATGAAAGCGATGGTAAACTTAAAGAAGAGTGGGGAACATTTCTTGCGATAGAAGCGGAAAAAAGAGACATTGACCCATTCTTAGTCTATGAACTTCTTTACGTTGAGACAGGTGGAACCTTTGATCCTAAAACCGTAGGGCCACAAACACAATACGGACATGCTTATGGTTTGGCGCAGTTTATGAAAAATACAGGGCCATGGATCGCTGATATGGCCGAATTGCCTTATGAAGATGAACGATTGTTTGATCCATTTTATTCAATCCACCTTTCTGTAGTATATCTCGAATATTTATATAGTGAATATGGTGACTGGGATCATGCACTCACAGCATATCACCGTGGAATAGGTGGGTTAGAAGACTACCTTGATGACAATGGTGATGCCAAAAGTAACTATGCAGAAGAGATTCAAGATAATGCAGATGAAAATCAATTCGTAGCTTATGATCGATAA
- a CDS encoding RNA degradosome polyphosphate kinase, whose amino-acid sequence MNNNVYENESAEKQPDFQNPQYYNNRELSWLAFNKRVLEEAIDERNPLFERLKFIAIFSSNLDEFFMVRVAGLKDQVKASFSKPDNKAGLTPKQQLQEISEANHRLVKLQDELFTETLMPRLYQENIHFLTIGELNTEQLNYIERRFDQYILPVLTPMAIDAYRPFPMLLNKSLNLAVVLTDSSHRDKLAIVQVPAVLTRFILLPSKNDVKSFIMLEDIISHFINKLFKGYVVKSVSPFRITRNADLTIHEEGARDLLREIEKELKKRKWGAAVRLETQRGNMDDKVLTFLKNVLEIKQEDVYIIGGPLDLSFLFHFYKTLALDYEHLVNENLVPLPPLDLIAEENIFEAALENDLFFHHPYESFQPIVDWITHSANDPSVLAIKQTLYRVSGDSPIIHALAEAAERGKQVTVLVELKARFDEENNIQWAKKLEKSGVHVIYGLTGLKTHSKITLIVRHHQGKIQRFVHLGTGNYNDSTAKLYTDMGLITTNEQFGMDATNFFNYLSGYSKKPKWSKIQTAPFDIRESFLMLIDQEIDNQKQFQNGRIIAKMNSLTDKPIILKLYEASQVGVKIDLIVRGICCLKPGIPGVSETISVSSIIDRFLEHSRIFYFFQNGKEATYLSSADWMTRNMEKRIEILFPIESMRSKARVKEVLDITLRDNTKARVQHNTGEYRYTDTSTEIPAVQSQLAFYQLASQIFQEDD is encoded by the coding sequence ATGAATAATAATGTATATGAAAATGAAAGTGCAGAAAAACAACCTGATTTTCAAAATCCACAATATTATAATAATCGGGAATTAAGCTGGCTTGCCTTTAATAAACGAGTGCTTGAAGAAGCAATCGATGAACGAAACCCGCTTTTTGAACGACTTAAATTTATCGCTATTTTCAGTTCAAATTTAGATGAATTTTTCATGGTTAGAGTTGCCGGTTTAAAGGATCAAGTGAAAGCTAGTTTTAGTAAACCAGATAATAAGGCAGGACTCACTCCAAAACAGCAATTGCAAGAAATCAGTGAAGCTAATCACCGTCTAGTCAAGCTTCAAGATGAGTTGTTTACCGAAACTCTCATGCCTAGGCTTTACCAGGAAAACATTCACTTTTTAACGATAGGGGAACTAAATACAGAGCAGCTCAATTATATCGAACGTCGATTTGACCAATACATTTTGCCAGTCCTTACCCCTATGGCAATCGATGCTTACCGCCCATTTCCAATGTTACTTAACAAAAGTCTAAATTTAGCTGTCGTATTAACCGATTCGAGCCACCGGGACAAACTAGCGATTGTTCAAGTGCCCGCCGTGCTCACACGATTTATTCTTCTTCCTTCTAAAAATGATGTCAAGTCATTTATTATGCTTGAGGACATTATCAGTCACTTCATCAACAAGCTCTTTAAAGGGTATGTTGTTAAATCTGTCTCGCCTTTTCGCATTACCCGAAATGCTGACCTAACCATTCATGAAGAAGGGGCACGAGATTTACTTCGCGAGATTGAAAAAGAACTTAAAAAGCGCAAATGGGGAGCTGCCGTCCGCTTAGAAACACAACGTGGGAATATGGATGATAAAGTGCTTACTTTTTTAAAAAACGTTTTAGAAATTAAACAAGAGGATGTATATATAATTGGGGGTCCTCTTGATTTATCGTTTTTGTTTCATTTTTATAAAACCCTAGCGCTGGATTATGAGCATCTTGTTAATGAAAATTTAGTCCCTCTCCCACCTCTTGATCTCATTGCAGAGGAGAATATATTTGAGGCCGCTCTTGAAAATGATTTATTTTTTCACCACCCGTACGAGTCCTTCCAGCCGATCGTCGATTGGATTACCCACTCCGCAAATGATCCAAGTGTCTTGGCAATTAAACAAACATTGTATCGTGTTAGTGGAGATTCCCCCATCATTCACGCTTTAGCCGAAGCAGCCGAGAGGGGAAAGCAAGTGACCGTTCTCGTAGAGCTAAAAGCTCGATTTGATGAGGAAAACAATATTCAATGGGCCAAAAAGTTAGAAAAGTCAGGGGTTCATGTCATTTATGGTCTTACCGGGTTAAAAACGCACAGTAAGATCACACTTATCGTCCGGCACCACCAAGGTAAAATTCAACGATTTGTTCATTTAGGAACTGGGAACTATAATGATTCCACAGCGAAACTTTACACCGACATGGGATTGATTACAACTAATGAGCAATTCGGTATGGACGCTACAAATTTTTTCAATTATTTAAGTGGATACAGTAAAAAGCCAAAGTGGAGCAAAATACAAACGGCACCTTTTGACATCCGGGAATCTTTTTTAATGCTCATCGATCAAGAAATCGATAACCAAAAACAATTTCAAAACGGAAGAATTATTGCCAAAATGAATTCGCTTACAGATAAACCAATCATCCTAAAGCTTTACGAAGCAAGCCAAGTCGGGGTCAAAATCGACCTCATCGTCCGCGGGATCTGTTGTTTAAAACCAGGAATTCCAGGTGTGAGCGAGACCATTTCCGTCAGTAGCATCATCGATCGTTTTCTTGAACACAGCCGCATTTTTTATTTTTTTCAAAATGGGAAAGAAGCAACTTATCTGTCGTCGGCAGATTGGATGACTCGTAACATGGAAAAACGAATTGAAATTTTGTTTCCAATTGAAAGTATGCGAAGTAAAGCGAGAGTCAAGGAAGTACTTGACATTACTTTGCGTGATAATACAAAAGCGCGTGTGCAACATAATACAGGGGAATACCGTTACACGGATACGTCGACTGAAATTCCAGCCGTACAAAGTCAGCTCGCCTTTTACCAATTGGCTTCACAAATTTTCCAAGAGGATGATTAA
- a CDS encoding Ppx/GppA phosphatase family protein, translating to MKKQTAVIDLGSNSIRLVIFEIDNQGGYKEIENLKIVARLSSHIDEAGCLSAEGLATMKETLCRFRAVMEQYTITEVRGVATAAIRNAVNREEIEHFLEEETDMSFRVLSEKEEACYGFLAVANSTEVADGITIDIGGGSTEITLFKNRDLKHYHSFPFGALTLKRRFVEDGDRPTDTELRQLRKFVHDAFDTLPWLKSTNDPVIGIGGSARNIALVHQHSIDYPLAGLHHYEMNKKDVSAIFDKLYDITLKQRQQVDGLSKDRADIILPAICVIETLLDYINTERFILSNKGLREGVFFETLLTEMKTDIFPNVTEESFYQLSKEYQLDGEHHRKLSVLAATLFHWLKAYSEQSYNDEDLHLLTLAARVFYIGESIHPEARSQHTFYLLTNQSIDGLSHLKRLAVALLASFRSRSLFYQFAKPFNHWVADHELKKYEQLGAILRLAYGLNRTKQSVVTDVKVVSKKTNHLSLHINTEKDAYFEEVHAQKYKKHLERAFNIDIDVSINKEKASYSDV from the coding sequence ATGAAAAAACAAACAGCAGTTATTGACCTTGGCTCAAACTCAATTCGACTCGTGATTTTTGAGATTGACAACCAGGGAGGTTATAAAGAAATCGAAAACTTAAAAATTGTCGCACGCCTCAGCTCTCATATCGATGAGGCTGGTTGTTTATCCGCTGAAGGACTAGCAACGATGAAAGAAACACTTTGTCGATTCCGTGCGGTTATGGAACAGTACACAATCACCGAGGTTCGCGGAGTAGCTACTGCAGCCATAAGAAACGCAGTGAACCGTGAAGAAATAGAACATTTTTTAGAGGAAGAAACTGACATGTCTTTTCGTGTTTTATCTGAAAAAGAAGAAGCCTGTTATGGCTTTTTAGCTGTGGCTAATTCTACTGAAGTTGCAGACGGCATTACAATTGACATTGGTGGAGGAAGCACAGAGATTACGTTATTTAAAAACAGGGATTTGAAACATTATCATAGCTTCCCATTCGGAGCGTTAACTCTAAAGCGAAGATTTGTCGAAGACGGTGACAGGCCAACTGATACCGAATTACGACAACTCCGAAAATTTGTTCACGATGCTTTCGATACCCTTCCTTGGTTAAAAAGTACGAATGATCCGGTAATCGGCATTGGCGGAAGCGCCAGAAATATCGCTCTTGTTCACCAGCATTCGATCGACTATCCATTAGCTGGTCTTCATCATTATGAAATGAACAAAAAAGATGTTTCTGCCATTTTCGATAAACTTTATGACATTACACTTAAGCAAAGACAACAGGTAGATGGGTTATCGAAAGACAGAGCTGATATTATACTTCCAGCAATTTGTGTAATCGAAACACTTCTCGATTATATCAACACTGAACGTTTCATTTTAAGTAACAAAGGGTTGCGTGAGGGTGTCTTTTTTGAAACATTATTAACAGAAATGAAAACCGACATTTTTCCTAATGTCACCGAGGAGAGCTTTTATCAGTTAAGTAAGGAATATCAGCTTGATGGTGAACATCACCGTAAACTTTCCGTTTTAGCTGCAACTTTATTTCATTGGCTTAAAGCCTACAGTGAACAGTCGTACAACGACGAAGACCTTCACCTTTTGACTCTTGCTGCACGAGTTTTTTATATCGGCGAGTCCATTCATCCTGAAGCTCGTTCTCAGCATACCTTTTATTTGCTCACAAACCAGTCCATTGACGGCTTGTCGCATTTGAAACGACTGGCTGTAGCGTTATTGGCTTCATTTCGCTCGCGTTCATTATTTTATCAATTCGCCAAGCCATTTAATCATTGGGTCGCTGATCACGAATTAAAAAAGTATGAACAACTAGGGGCCATTTTGCGTTTAGCTTACGGACTAAATCGCACAAAACAAAGTGTTGTAACAGATGTGAAGGTGGTGTCGAAAAAAACAAATCATCTATCTCTCCATATAAATACCGAAAAAGATGCTTATTTTGAAGAAGTACATGCGCAAAAATATAAAAAACATCTAGAACGTGCTTTTAACATCGATATCGACGTATCCATAAATAAAGAAAAAGCTTCCTACTCGGATGTGTAA
- a CDS encoding metal ABC transporter ATP-binding protein produces the protein MSTKQTAIEISDLSFDYNGRNVLEDIHLRIDEGSFLGLVGPNGSGKSTLVKCLLGLLTPKSGNIRLFGKELMSFDQWENIGFVSQKANSFNSGFPATVFEVVSMGLYGKVGLFRFLTRKHKEQVKKAIEQVEMEEFMYENIGQLSGGQQQRVFIARALVSNPRLLILDEPTVGVDAKSVQRFYTMLKDLNVNQGITLVLVTHDIGAMTQYVTDVACLNKHLHFHGGTAEYEEQEEDMMSRMYGHDVQVLTHNHDHHHDHDGGQARD, from the coding sequence ATGTCAACTAAACAAACGGCCATTGAAATTTCCGACCTTTCCTTTGATTATAATGGGCGAAATGTTCTTGAAGACATTCATTTGAGAATTGATGAAGGATCATTTTTAGGACTGGTCGGACCGAATGGTTCGGGTAAATCAACACTTGTAAAATGCCTTCTCGGGTTGCTCACTCCTAAAAGCGGGAACATACGCTTGTTTGGTAAGGAGCTCATGAGCTTTGATCAATGGGAGAACATAGGTTTTGTCAGTCAAAAAGCAAACAGCTTTAACAGCGGCTTTCCGGCAACAGTATTTGAAGTCGTTTCAATGGGTCTTTACGGGAAAGTTGGACTGTTTCGTTTTCTTACTCGAAAGCATAAAGAACAAGTTAAAAAAGCGATTGAGCAAGTAGAAATGGAAGAGTTTATGTACGAAAATATCGGTCAGCTTTCAGGTGGACAGCAACAGCGAGTATTTATTGCGAGAGCATTAGTCAGTAATCCACGCCTTTTAATTCTTGATGAACCAACAGTAGGCGTAGATGCGAAAAGTGTTCAACGTTTTTACACGATGTTAAAGGATTTGAACGTTAATCAAGGGATTACACTCGTATTAGTGACTCACGATATCGGGGCGATGACGCAATATGTAACCGATGTTGCGTGCTTAAATAAACACCTTCACTTCCACGGTGGTACAGCAGAATATGAAGAACAGGAAGAAGATATGATGTCGCGAATGTATGGTCATGATGTACAAGTATTGACACACAACCACGACCACCATCACGATCACGACGGAGGTCAAGCTCGTGATTAG
- a CDS encoding metal ABC transporter permease, which produces MISVFFQYDFLTYALYAGLMVGFLAPFLGVFLVVRRLTLIADALSHITLTGIAFSLLLGRHYGFFAGLNPLYMGAVFSVGGSLLIERLRTVYQFYKELAIPIILSAGIGIGVVFISLANGFNNDLFNYLFGSVVAVSRSDFYTILGITVIVTVLLVLFYKELFFLSFDEDQAVVSGIPRRFLHVLFIIMVALVIAASMRVVGILLVSSLMTLPVAAAMRLARGFKQMFLYSVLFGEISVVVGMVSAFHLDLAPGGMIVMVNVFILLIIVLLTRKRV; this is translated from the coding sequence GTGATTAGTGTGTTTTTTCAGTACGATTTTTTAACATATGCCTTGTACGCGGGGCTGATGGTCGGTTTTTTAGCCCCTTTTTTGGGGGTGTTTCTCGTTGTTAGGAGACTTACCTTAATTGCCGATGCTTTGTCTCATATTACGCTTACAGGCATTGCTTTTAGCTTACTATTAGGTAGACATTATGGATTTTTCGCTGGGTTAAACCCTCTTTATATGGGAGCTGTTTTTTCTGTAGGTGGATCTCTTTTGATCGAGAGGCTGCGTACGGTTTATCAGTTTTATAAAGAACTTGCGATTCCGATTATTCTCTCTGCTGGAATTGGAATTGGCGTAGTGTTTATCAGCCTCGCAAACGGGTTCAACAACGATTTGTTTAATTATTTGTTTGGAAGCGTAGTGGCAGTGAGTCGGTCTGATTTTTATACAATTCTAGGGATTACCGTTATTGTTACAGTGCTTCTCGTTTTATTTTATAAAGAGCTGTTTTTTCTTAGCTTTGATGAGGACCAAGCGGTTGTGTCTGGTATCCCGCGTCGCTTTTTGCATGTGTTATTTATTATTATGGTCGCTTTAGTTATTGCTGCTTCTATGAGAGTGGTTGGGATCCTACTCGTATCGTCTTTAATGACACTACCTGTGGCTGCTGCAATGCGACTAGCAAGAGGTTTTAAGCAAATGTTTTTATACTCTGTTTTGTTCGGGGAAATTTCAGTGGTAGTCGGTATGGTGAGTGCATTCCATCTGGATTTAGCACCAGGAGGAATGATTGTCATGGTCAACGTATTTATCTTATTAATTATTGTGCTTCTCACTCGTAAGCGAGTGTAA